The following are encoded in a window of Dryobates pubescens isolate bDryPub1 chromosome 25, bDryPub1.pri, whole genome shotgun sequence genomic DNA:
- the CRYBA4 gene encoding beta-crystallin A4, with protein MSQRCRRSSGLWKIVVWDEAFFQGKKHEFTADCYSTPEHGFSTVRSCKIESGAWAGFEHSGFQGQQFVLERGEYPCWEAWSGSNAYHVERMCSFRPIACADHGHSRLMLFEQENFQGKRGELSDDCPSLPALGWGSSSVGSFLVCSGAWVCSQYPGYRGFQYLLESDSPTGEYKHVREWGSHAQTGQVQSIRRVQQ; from the exons ATGAGCCAGCGCTGCAGGAGATCCTCTGGTCTCTGGAAG ATCGTGGTGTGGGATGAGGCTTTCTTCCAGGGCAAGAAGCACGAGTTCACTGCCGACTGCTACAGCACCCCCGAGCACGGCTTCAGCACCGTCCGCTCCTGCAAGATCGAGAGTGGGGC ATGGGCAGGCTTCGAGCACAGCGGCTTCCAGGGGCAGCAGTTCGTGCTGGAACGCGGCGAGTACCCGTGCTGGGAGGCGTGGAGTGGCAGCAACGCCTACCACGTGGAGAGGATGTGCTCCTTCCGCCCCATCGCCTGCGCC GACCACGGGCACAGCAGGCTGATGCTCTTCGAGCAGGAGAACTTCCAGGGCAAGCGGGGGGAGCTGAGCGACGATTGCCCCTCGCTGCccgccctgggctggggcagcagctccgTGGGCTCCTTCCTCGTCTGCTCCGGAGC GTGGGTCTGCTCCCAGTACCCGGGCTACCGCGGCTTCCAGTACCTCCTGGAGAGCGACAGCCCCACGGGCGAGTACAAGCACGTTCGGGAGTGGGGGTCCCACGCCCAGACGGGGCAGGTCCAGTCCATCCGCAGGGTGCAGCAGTGA
- the CRYBB1 gene encoding beta-crystallin B1 — MSETTKPTAPGLAAEEKEKAAPAPTPSLDPAPVANSKGEEPSTEAFRIIVFDQENFQGRQMEFTTECLNLGDRGFDRVRSVIVTSGPWVAYEQANMRGEMFILEKGEYPRWDTWSSSYRSDCFMSMRPIKMEAEDHKISLYESADFKGNKMEIQEDDVPSLWAYGFCDRVGSVQVPSGTWVGYQYPGYRGYQYLFETGDFRHWNEWSAFQPQIQSIRRIRDMQWDQKGTFVTPDAPSD; from the exons ATGTCTGAGACCACAAAACCCACTGCTCCCGGCCTGGCTgcggaggagaaggagaaggcagcCCCAGCGCCGACTCCATCCCTCGACCCTGCTCCCGTTGCAAACAGCAAGGGCGAGGAACCCTCCACAGAAGCCTTCAGG ATCATCGTCTTTGACCAGGAGAACTTCCAGGGCAGGCAGATGGAGTTCACCACTGAGTGCCTGAACCTGGGGGACCGCGGCTTCGATCGGGTGCGCAGCGTCATTGTCACCTCTGGACC ctgggTGGCCTACGAGCAGGCCAACATGCGTGGGGAgatgttcatcctggagaagggcGAGTACCCTCGCTGGGACACCTGGTCCAGCAGCTACCGGAGCGACTGCTTCATGTCCATGCGTCCCATCAAGATG gaGGCTGAGGACCACAAAATCTCCCTGTACGAGTCTGCTGACTTCAAGGGCAACAAGATGGAAATCCAGGAGGACGACGTGCCCAGCCTCTGGGCTTATGGCTTCTGTGACCGCGTGGGCAGCGTGCAGGTGCCCAGTGGAAC CTGGGTCGGGTACCAGTACCCTGGCTACAGAGGCTACCAGTACCTCTTTGAGACCGGAGACTTCCGACACTGGAACGAGTGGTCCGCCTTCCAACCCCAGATCCAATCCATCCGCCGCATCCGGGACATGCAGTGGGACCAGAAGGGGACCTTCGTCACCCCCGACGCGCCCTCCGACTGA
- the TPST2 gene encoding protein-tyrosine sulfotransferase 2 codes for MRLTMRRLLLVVGCVAALTVTLHLGQQVLRCQQVLSERRRGLMRPESEELVVLDANRVEYRYSKEMPLIFIGGVPRSGTTLMRAMLDAHPEVRCGEETRIIPRLLAMRQAWSKSGREKMRLDEAGVTDQVLDAAMQAFILEVIAKHGEPARYLCNKDPFTLKSSVYLARLFPNSKFLLMVRDGRASVHSMISRKVTIAGFDLSSYRDCLTKWNKAIEVMYSQCLEIGRARCLPVYYEQLVLHPEQSLQAIMKFLGISWSDTLLHHEELIGKPGGVSLSKIERSTDQVIKPVNMEALSKWIGHIPGDVLQDMAHIAPMLARLGYDPYANPPNYGHPDPLVVNNTHRVLKGDYKTPANLKGHLQVTQNTSSSH; via the exons ATGcggctcaccatgaggaggctgctgctggtggtgggctgCGTGGCCGCCCTGACGGTGACCCTGCACCTGGGGCAGCAGGTGCTGCGGTGCCAGCAGGTGCTGAGCGAGCGGCGGCGCGGGCTGATGCGGCCCGAGAGCgaggagctggtggtgctggacgCCAACCGCGTGGAGTACCGCTACAGCAAGGAGATGCCCCTGATCTTCATCGGCGGCGTCCCGCGCAGCGGCACCACCCTGATGCGGGCCATGCTGGACGCGCACCCTGAGGTGCGCTGCGGGGAGGAGACGCGCATCATCCCCCGCCTGCTGGCCATGCGGCAGGCCTGGTCCAAGTCCGGGCGCGAGAAGATGCGGCTGGACGAGGCCGGCGTCACCGACCAGGTGCTGGACGCCGCCATGCAGGCCTTCATCCTGGAGGTGATCGCCAAGCACGGCGAGCCCGCCAGGTACCTCTGCAACAAGGACCCCTTCACGCTCAAGTCCTCCGTCTACCTGGCCAGGCTCTTCCCCAACTCCAAGTTCCTGCTGATGGTGCGGGACGGCCGCGCCTCCGTCCACTCCATGATCAGCCGCAAGGTGACCATCGCCGGCTTCGACCTCAGCAGCTACCGCGACTGCCTCACCAAGTGGAACAAAGCCATCGAGGTGATGTACTCCCAGTGCCTGGAGATCGGCAGGGCCCGCTGCCTGCCCGTCTACTACgagcagctggtgctgcaccCCGAGCAGTCCTTGCAGGCCATCATGAAGTTCCTGGGCATCTCCTGGAGCGACACGCTGCTGCACCACGAGGAGCTGATCGGCAAGCCCGGCGGCGTGTCCCTCTCCAA GATAGAAAGGTCAACAGACCAGGTCATCAAGCCAGTGAACATGGAGGCATTATCCAAGTGGATTGGGCACATCCCTGGGGACGTGCTGCAGGACATGGCCCACATCGCGCCGatgcttgccaggctgggctacGACCCCTATGCCAACCCCCCCAACTATGGGCACCCCGACCCCTTGGTGGTCAACAACACACACAGA GTTTTAAAGGGGGATTATAAAACACCAGCCAACTTGAAAGGTCATCTGCAG